One window of Pelmatolapia mariae isolate MD_Pm_ZW linkage group LG18, Pm_UMD_F_2, whole genome shotgun sequence genomic DNA carries:
- the si:dkey-181m9.8 gene encoding E3 ubiquitin-protein ligase RNF31, giving the protein MPQVERETELRTLTECGYLHPGETLCDLHSVQSLFPDLRLYVDFYCFPNKQKKKLLFLAGTLPVQYEGSEYNIPVCIWLHETHPLSRPRCYVCPSVSMVINPTCPCVDAAGNIRLDALTNWAEGVSNLSLLVSEMRRAFQKDTPLYSRCPVQTPPPAGGQVSADSLQSPLHTCTSSPQGRQLSEVTYQSPTHSVAASQCEQSGEVRAARSYTDELLGIDFSALPPTSNRHTNPFLNSSSGTEPLSRMMGELRLDGDSPARSVQSEAARCLTGTGRPSAAAPELQRPQRSQLHADQVSRTLASRQLLQSMSRTAARLPPDQAAVFLSLMAMEGRSFTLADVLEAVQINRDFASALRFLSHSCPICQEQVSFSKIITMTHCSCFLCQTCFKTFFTTAIKERSVDQLVCPQCGRPEVRGQGGLEESMDYFNLLDTQIRHFLPADVHELFQRKLRDRALQEMPNFCWCAHCSFGMLHEAQRLRMDCPSCKKSTCSQCRSPWSPEHQGLSCEQFQVWQQQNQPDPHSTSLLYSSIECPNCQLVFSLSKGGCLHFTCSQCTHQFCGGCSQRFVLGSACGFSADCTSKGLHAHHPRDCLYYLRDWSLTRLHLLLQHYRVSPSWLELPKVSLPDTALPASCPVLELRDDGSQREEPCGRPALPEHRGYCQSHYKERLVELINRCRADPAVLFSLAEIKAELQRWHVTVPTRKPDEPEPLYTHRLRMTLTNSVPLRKQRCSPVKRINNLCPLPVTVPAGAPPSHVLLSD; this is encoded by the exons ATGCCGCAGGTCGAGCGGGAGACGGAGCTCCGCACTCTGACGGAG TGTGGGTACCTGCATCCAGGTGAGACCCTGTGTGACCTTCACTCGGTTCAGTCTCTGTTCCCTGATCTTCGTCTCTACGTTGATTTTTACT GTTTcccaaataaacaaaagaagaagttgtTGTTTCTCGCCGGGACACTTCCTGTTCAGTACGAAG GAAGTGAGTATAATATCCCAGTATGCATCTGGCTCCACGAGACGCACCCGTTATCGAGGCCTCGCTGTTATGTTTGCCCATCAGTCTCCATGGTGATAAACCCGACCTGTCCGTGCGTGGACGCTGCCGGGAACATCAGGCTGGACGCGCTCACAAACTGGGCTGAG GGCGTGTCCAACCTGTCACTACTCGTGTCAGAGATGAGGCGGGCCTTCCAGAAGGATACCCCCCTTTATAGCAGGTGCCCTGTGCAAACTCCGCCCCCTGCAGGTGGACAGGTGTCAGCTgacag CCTCCAAAGTCCCCTGCACACCTGCACCTCCTCCCCGCAGGGTCGCCAACTTTCTGAAGTCACCTACCAAAGTCCCACCCACTCTGTCGCAGCCAGCCAGTGTGAGCAGAGTGGGGAGGTGAGGGCAGCGAGGTCATACACCGATGAACTGCTGGGGATTGACTTCAGTGCTCTGCCTCCCACCTCCAACCGCCACACCAACCCCTTCCTGAACTCCTCCTCAG GTACAGAACCCCTCAGCAGGATGATGGGTGAGCTGAGGCTAGATGGAGACTCGCCTGCACGATCTGTCCAATCAGAAGCAGCGCGATGCCTCACAGGTACGGGACGGCCATCCGCCGCAGCACCCGAGCTACAGCGTCCTCAGAGATCTCAGTTACACGCGGACCAGGTGAGCCGGACTCTGGCATCTCGGCAGCTTCTCCAGTCTATGTCTCGGACGGCGGCACGGCTCCCTCCGGACCAGGCGGCGGTTTTTCTGTCTCTGATGGCGATGGAGGGGCGGAGCTTCACTCTGGCCGATGTCTTGGAGGCGGTCCAGATCAACAGAGACTTCGCATCAGCTCTCAGgttcctgagccacagctgccccatCTGTCAAGAGCAGGTGTCCTTCAGCAAG ATCATCACAATGACGCACTGCTCCTGCTTCCTGTGTCAGACGTGCTTCAAGACGTTCTTCACAACGGCCATTAAGGAGCGCAGTGTCGATCAGCTGGTCTGCCCCCAGTGTGGCCGAccggaggtcagaggtcagggcgGGCTGGAAGAGTCCATGGACTACTTCAACCTGCTGGATACACAG ATCCGCCACTTCCTGCCTGCCGACGTCCACGAGCTGTTCCAGAGGAAACTCAGAGACCGAGCTCTGCAGGAGATGCCCAACTTCTGCTGGTGTGCTCAC TGTTCATTCGGGATGCTGCACGAGGCCCAGCGCCTCCGGATGGACTGTCCAAGCTGTAAGAAGAGCACCTGTTCTCAGTGCAGATCACCT TGGTCCCCCGAGCATCAGGGTCTGTCCTGTGAGCAGTTCCAAGTGTGGCAGCAGCAGAACCAGCCGGACCCTCACAGCACCTCCCTGCTGTACAGCAGCATCG AGTGTCCAAACTGCCAGCTGGTCTTCAGCCTGTCCAAAGGGGGGTGTCTCCACTTCACCTGCAGTCAGTGCACTCATCAGTTCTGCGGCGGCTGCAGTCAGCGCTTCGTTCTGGGCTCG GCCTGTGGCTTCTCTGCAGACTGTACGAGCAAAGGTCTTCATGCTCACCACCCCAGAGACTGCCTGTACTACCTGAGGGACTGGAGCCTGACCCGcctccacctgctgctgcag CATTACAGAGTGTCTCCCTCCTGGTTGGAACTGCCCAAGGTCAGCTTACCTGACACCGCTCTGCCAG CGTCCTGTCCAGTGCTGGAGCTGAGAGACGACGGCAGCCAGAGGGAGGAGCCCTGTGGTCGACCTGCGTTACCTGAACACCGAGGATACTGCCA GTCACACTATAAGGAGCGATTGGTGGAGCTGATTAACCGTTGCCGTGCTGACCCAGCGGTCCTCTTCAGTCTGGCAGAAATCAAGGCGGAGCTTCAGCGTTGGCATGTTACCGTGCCAACCAGAAAACCCGACGAGCCAGAGCCACTCTACACTCATCGCCTCCGCATG ACGCTGACCAATAGCGTTCCTCTCAGGAAACAGCGCTGCTCTCCAGTTAAACGCATTAACAACCTCTGTCCTCTGCCCGTCACTGTGCCTGCTGGAGCCCCGCCCTCTCATGTGCTGCTAAGCGATTGA
- the lg18h7orf25 gene encoding UPF0415 protein C7orf25 homolog produces MSLQAVLQQRISSAQQLLQRAETLCLGVEGHQKLCGKLRAELRFLRRVEAGEVHVKESHLHSTNLTHLTAIVDSAQSLDDITALLHVFTYQDSAGRRRTLVVDVVANGGHTWVKAVGRKAEALHNIWQGRGQYGDKSIIRQAEDFLQASRQQPVHYCHPHVIFAFYNGVSSPMADHLRDMGVSVRGDIVAVNAVATEEEEEEQLEEEEEQAEDDEDEEVEEEEEDTSELTRVDRGTVVASLAFPAQVHVEECRRVNLDITTLITYVSSLSHGRCHFAFREHVLTEQAAQERRQQVLPQLDAFMEGKELFACRAAVHDFQVILDTLGGPGEKERAQKLLARLHVVDDQPSERTLHLTPSAKINRRSLMIFGTGDWLRAVTMTANSRFVRAAANQGVRYSVFIHQPRALTEGKEWRATPV; encoded by the coding sequence ATGTCCCTGCAGGCTGTGCTCCAACAGAGGATTAGCTCCgcccagcagctgctgcagcggGCGGAGACGCTGTGTCTGGGCGTCGAGGGTCACCAGAAGCTGTGTGGGAAGCTGCGAGCCGAGCTGCGCTTCCTGCGGCGGGTGGAGGCAGGAGAGGTGCACGTGAAGGAGTCTCACCTGCACAGCACCAACCTCACCCACCTGACAGCCATCGTGGACTCTGCACAGAGTCTGGATGACATCACGGCGCTGCTGCACGTCTTCACCTACCAGGACTCTGCTGGGCGCCGCCGCACCCTGGTGGTTGACGTGGTCGCCAACGGGGGACACACCTGGGTGAAGGCAGTTGGCAGGAAGGCGGAGGCTCTTCACAACATCTGGCAGGGGCGGGGCCAGTATGGCGACAAGAGCATCATACGGCAGGCCGAGGACTTCCTGCAGGCAAGCCGCCAGCAGCCCGTACACTACTGCCACCCGCACGTCATCTTCGCCTTCTACAACGGCGTCTCCAGCCCCATGGCTGACCACCTGCGGGACATGGGCGTGTCTGTCCGCGGTGACATCGTGGCTGTGAATGCTGTGGcgactgaggaggaggaggaagagcagctggaggaggaggaggaacaaGCTGAGGATGATGAGGACGAAgaggtggaagaggaggaggaggacacgTCAGAGCTCACGCGGGTTGACCGTGGCACAGTGGTGGCCAGCCTGGCGTTCCCAGCACAAGTGCATGTGGAAGAGTGCCGGCGGGTGAATCTGGACATCACGACGCTCATCACGTATGTGTCATCACTCAGCCACGGCCGGTGCCACTTCGCCTTCAGGGAGCATGTGCTGACAGAGCAGGCCGCCCAGGAACGCCGCCAGCAGGTGCTTCCGCAGCTCGACGCTTTTATGGAAGGCAAGGAATTGTTTGCCTGCCGTGCCGCCGTCCACGACTTCCAGGTCATTCTGGACACGCTTGGCGGGCCCGGTgagaaggagcgcgctcagaaGCTGCTGGCCCGCCTCCATGTGGTGGATGACCAGCCGTCGGAGCGCACTCTGCACCTCACGCCCAGTGCCAAGATCAACCGCCGTTCACTCATGATCTTCGGCACCGGAGACTGGCTGAGGGCCGTTACCATGACGGCAAACAGCCGCTTTGTCCGGGCGGCAGCCAATCAGGGCGTCCGGTACAGCGTGTTCATCCACCAGCCAAGAGCGCTGACCGAGGGCAAAGAGTGGAGGGCCACACCCGTCTGA
- the LOC134617396 gene encoding inositol monophosphatase 1-like, with translation MADPWQNAMDHAVAVARKAGEVVCEALRGDRAVMTKSSVVDLVTHTDQKVEQLIIQSVKEKFPTHRFIGEESVAAGEPCVLSDSPTWIIDPIDGTTNFVHAFPFVAISIGFAINKQVEFGVVFSCVEDKMFTARRGKGAFCNGGPLQVSRQEAVEQAMVATEFGSNRDADVVDKIFQSLRNILCLPVHGVRGAGSAAINMCLVASGCVEAYYEIGIHVWDVAAASLIVSEAGGVLMDVEGGDADLMSRRIIAANSKTITERLVKAIVPFSLPRDDAAPPKKS, from the exons ATGGCTGACCCCTGGCAGAACGCCATGGACCACGCTGTCGCCGTGGCACGAAAAGCTGGAGAG GTGGTGTGTGAGGCTCTGCGTGGCGACAGGGCCGTGATGACGAAGAGTTCGGTGGTGGATTTGGTGACGCACACCGACCAGAAGGTGGAGCAGCTCATCATCCAGTCAGTGAAGGAAAAGTTCCCCACCCACAG GTTCATAGGGGAGGAGTCAGTGGCTGCAGGTGAGCCCTGCGTCCTCTCTGACTCGCCCACCTGGATCATCGACCCCATCGATGGCACGACCAACTTTGTTCACGC ATTTCCTTTTGTTGCCATTTCCATCGGATTCGCCATCAACAAACAG GTGGAGTTTGGCGTCGTGTTCAGCTGTGTGGAGGACAAGATGTTCACGGCGAGGCGGGGAAAGGGAGCGTTCTGTAACGGCGGGCCGCTGCAGGTGTCCCGGCAGGAAG CCGTGGAACAGGCGATGGTGGCCACGGAGTTTGGATCGAACAGAGACGCCGACGTTGTTGATAAAATCTTCCAAAGCCTCCGAAACATCCTCTGCCTCCCCGTTCACGG GGTGCGCGGGGCGGGTTCCGCCGCCATCAACATGTGTCTGGTGGCGTCGGGCTGTGTGGAGGCGTACTACGAGATCGGGATCCATGTTTGGGACGTGGCTGCCGCGTCGTTGATCGTGTCCGAGGCTGGCGGCGTGCTGATGGACGTCGAAG GTGGCGACGCGGACCTGATGTCCAGGAGGATCATCGCCGCTAACAGCAAAACAATCACAGAGCGACTCGTCAAAGCGATCGTCCCCTTCAGCTTGCCCAGAGACGACGCCGCACCACCGAAGAAGAGCTGA